In the genome of Populus trichocarpa isolate Nisqually-1 chromosome 6, P.trichocarpa_v4.1, whole genome shotgun sequence, one region contains:
- the LOC7485506 gene encoding glycosyltransferase BC10, with product MKTPQLWRLGMGDVQILHGARHRPPLKRPMWIIILVSMVSLFLVCAYIYPPQSSSACYVFSSRGCKVLTDWLPPAPTREFTDEEIASRIVVREILNTPSIPTKKAKIAFMFLTTSLLPFEKLWDKFFSGHEDRFSVYVHASKEKPVHVSRYFVDRDVRSDQVIWGQISMIDAERRLLANALGDPDNQHFVLLSDSCVPLYKFDHIYNYLMYSNMSYLDCFYDPGPHGNGRYSEHMLPEIELKDFRKGAQWFSMKRQHAVIVMADSLYYTKFRDYCKPGLEGKNCIADEHYLPTFFHIVDPGGIANWSVTHVDWSERKWHPKLYRTQDVTSELLKNITSIDLSIHVTSDEKRDVQVQPCLWNGTTRPCYLFARKFHPETTDNLLKLFSNYTSL from the exons ATGAAGACACCTCAATTGTGGCGTCTAGGCATGGGTGATGTGCAGATCTTGCATGGAGCTCGCCACCGCCCTCCTTTGAAGAGGCCAATGTGGATTATAATTTTGGTTTCAATGGTCAGCCTGTTTCTAGTCTGTGCTTATATCTATCCACCACAAAGCAGTAGCGCTTGTTATGTATTTTCTTCGAGAGGTTGCAAGGTTCTAACAGACTGGCTTCCACCTGCTCCTACAAGGGAATTTACGGATGAAGAAATTGCTTCTCGTATTGTGGTTAGGGAAATTTTGAATACACCTTCTATTCCtacaaaaaaagctaaaattgcttttatgtttttgacTACCAGTTTGTTACCTTTCGAGAAACTCTGGGACAAATTTTTCTCT GGCCATGAGGACAGATTCTCTGTTTATGTGCATGCATCCAAGGAAAAACCAGTTCATGTGAGCCGTTACTTTGTTGATCGAGATGTACGCAGCGACCAG GTGATATGGGGACAAATTTCAATGATTGATGCAGAGAGACGCCTATTGGCAAATGCTCTTGGAGATCCTGATAACCAACACTTTGTGTTACTTTCTGATAG TTGCGTGCCATTGTACAAGTTTGACCACATCTACAACTATCTGATGTACTCGAACATGAGCTATCTTGATTG CTTTTATGATCCTGGTCCACATGGGAATGGTAGGTATTCAGAGCACATGTTACCTGAAATTGAGTTGAAAGACTTTAGAAAGGGTGCACAG TGGTTCTCAATGAAGCGACAACATGCTGTGATAGTTATGGCTGACAGCCTTTACTACACCAAATTCCGCGATTACTGCAAG cctggtttggaagggaaaaattGCATTGCCGATGAACATTATTTGCCAACATTTTTCCAT ATAGTTGATCCTGGTGGAATAGCAAACTGGTCTGTAACACATGTTGACTGGTCTGAGAGAAAGTGGCATCCAAAATTGTATAGGACTCAGGATGTTACTTCTGAACTTCTGAAGAATATTACG TCAATCGATTTGAGTATTCATGTGACAAGTGATGAAAAG AGGGATGTGCAGGTGCAACCTTGCCTATGGAATGGTACCACACGGCCGTGTTACTTGTTTGCGAGGAAATTCCACCCTGAAACTACCGATAATTTGTTGAAGCTTTTCTCCAATTACACATCACTTTGA